The Leifsonia williamsii genome includes a region encoding these proteins:
- a CDS encoding PHP domain-containing protein: MDARDALDEIAFWLERELAPTFKVQAFRRAAATIAPLSKEELAERVADGRLKRTKGIGDRTFQVISQAVAGEVPGYLADLRDRNAEPLDAGGAELRAQLRGDLHSHTEWSDGTTPIEVMAAAARTLGREYQAITDHSPNLTVANGLSAERLEEQLKVIAGLDPGSVTLLTGIEVDILEDGTLDQTPTMLDRLDVVVASVHSKLRSDRATMTERMLGGIRDPHTNVLGHCTGRLVTGSRGTRPPSEFDAEAVFAACAENGVAVEINSRPERQDPPDELIAVALEAGCVFSIDTDAHAPGQLDFLAYGAARAAANGVPAERIVTTWPLERLRGWLAKTS; this comes from the coding sequence GTGGACGCTCGGGATGCACTGGATGAGATCGCCTTCTGGCTGGAACGGGAGCTCGCGCCGACCTTCAAGGTGCAGGCGTTCCGCAGGGCCGCCGCCACGATCGCCCCGCTGTCGAAAGAGGAGCTGGCCGAGCGTGTGGCCGACGGCAGGCTCAAGCGCACCAAGGGCATCGGCGACCGGACGTTCCAGGTCATCTCGCAGGCCGTCGCCGGGGAGGTGCCCGGGTACCTCGCCGACCTGCGCGACCGCAACGCCGAGCCGCTGGATGCGGGAGGCGCCGAGCTGCGCGCGCAGCTGAGGGGCGACCTCCACAGTCACACCGAGTGGTCGGACGGCACCACGCCGATCGAGGTCATGGCGGCGGCCGCGCGCACGCTGGGCCGCGAGTACCAGGCGATCACCGACCACTCCCCCAACCTCACGGTCGCGAACGGCCTGAGCGCCGAGCGGCTGGAGGAGCAGCTGAAGGTCATCGCCGGGCTCGACCCCGGCTCCGTCACCCTGCTCACCGGGATCGAGGTCGACATCCTCGAAGACGGGACGCTCGATCAGACGCCCACGATGCTCGACCGGCTGGACGTGGTCGTCGCGAGCGTGCACTCCAAGCTGCGGTCCGATCGCGCGACGATGACGGAGCGGATGCTCGGCGGCATCCGCGACCCGCACACCAACGTGCTCGGGCACTGCACCGGGCGGCTCGTGACCGGTTCGCGGGGCACGCGGCCTCCGTCGGAGTTCGACGCGGAGGCGGTGTTCGCCGCGTGCGCGGAGAACGGGGTCGCGGTCGAGATCAACTCGCGGCCGGAGCGGCAGGACCCGCCGGACGAGCTCATCGCGGTCGCGCTGGAGGCCGGATGCGTGTTCTCGATCGACACGGACGCCCACGCGCCCGGGCAGCTCGACTTCCTCGCATACGGGGCAGCGCGCGCGGCCGCGAACGGTGTGCCCGCGGAGCGGATCGTGACGACGTGGCCGCTGGAGCGCCTCCGCGGCTGGCTGGCGAAGACGTCGTGA
- the acs gene encoding acetate--CoA ligase, translated as MTSAIENLGRESRVYPPSAAFAAAANVDAGVYDEAADPVAFWERQAARLDWAEPWRTAHTWQPATVGDDGELTVPQAEWFAGGRLNAAYNCVDRHVEAGNGDRVALHFEGEPGDTETITYAELQRRVARAANALTALGVGKGDRVVVYLPVIPETVVITLAIARIGAIHSLVFGGFSAEALRFRVEDTGAKLLVTSDGQFRRGAAVPVKANADAAVAGDNAIEHVLVVRRTGDLTPDIPWTPGRDVWWHDVVDTAPDTHEAEAFDAETPLFIIYTSGTTGRPKGVVHTTGGYLTQASWSHWALFDAKPDDVYWCTADLAWVTAHTYVLYGPLSNGATSIIYEGTPNTPHRGRHFEIIERYGVTTYYTAPTLIRTFMTWFPEGPGDGWDLSSIRLLGTVGEAINPEAWVWFHERIGGSRAPVVDTWWQSESGAAIVAPLPGATALKPGSATVAIPGVTVRVVDERGDDVPRGSGGSIVIDGTWPAMSRTVWGDPERYRDSYWRPFADRGYFLAGDGAAIDADGYIWLLGRLDDVINVSGHRLSTIEIESALVAHSGVAEAAVVGVGDDTTGQAVAAFVVPGAATPTEADLREQVAREIGAIAKPKHIVVVGDLPKTRSGKIMRRLLVDLFHDRPLGDTTSLQDETVPATIAEALSGTRPRTVGPTAT; from the coding sequence GTGACCAGCGCGATCGAGAACCTCGGCCGGGAGTCCCGCGTCTACCCGCCCTCCGCCGCCTTCGCCGCCGCCGCCAACGTCGACGCGGGCGTCTACGACGAGGCCGCCGACCCGGTCGCGTTCTGGGAGCGCCAGGCCGCCCGCCTCGACTGGGCGGAGCCCTGGCGCACCGCCCACACGTGGCAGCCGGCGACGGTCGGCGACGACGGCGAGCTGACCGTCCCCCAGGCGGAGTGGTTCGCCGGCGGGAGGCTCAACGCCGCGTACAACTGCGTCGACCGCCATGTGGAGGCCGGCAACGGCGACCGCGTCGCCCTCCACTTCGAGGGCGAGCCCGGCGACACCGAGACGATCACCTACGCGGAGCTGCAGCGCCGCGTCGCGCGGGCCGCGAACGCCCTCACCGCACTCGGCGTCGGGAAGGGCGACCGCGTCGTCGTCTACCTGCCGGTCATCCCCGAGACCGTCGTGATCACCCTCGCCATCGCCCGCATCGGCGCCATCCACTCGCTCGTCTTCGGCGGCTTCTCGGCGGAGGCGCTGCGCTTCCGGGTCGAGGACACCGGCGCGAAGCTGCTCGTCACCTCCGACGGGCAGTTCCGGCGCGGCGCGGCCGTGCCGGTGAAGGCGAACGCCGACGCCGCTGTCGCGGGCGACAACGCGATCGAGCACGTCCTCGTCGTGCGCCGCACCGGCGACCTCACGCCGGACATCCCGTGGACCCCCGGCCGCGACGTGTGGTGGCACGACGTGGTCGACACCGCACCCGACACCCATGAGGCAGAGGCCTTCGACGCCGAGACGCCGCTGTTCATCATCTACACCTCGGGCACCACCGGGCGGCCGAAGGGCGTCGTCCACACCACCGGCGGCTACCTGACCCAGGCCTCCTGGAGCCACTGGGCGCTCTTCGACGCGAAGCCGGACGACGTCTACTGGTGCACAGCCGACCTCGCCTGGGTCACCGCGCACACGTACGTGCTCTACGGGCCGCTCTCGAACGGCGCCACCTCCATCATCTACGAGGGCACGCCGAACACCCCGCACCGCGGGCGCCACTTCGAGATCATCGAGCGCTACGGCGTGACCACGTACTACACGGCGCCCACGCTGATCCGCACCTTCATGACCTGGTTCCCGGAGGGCCCGGGCGACGGCTGGGACCTCTCCAGCATCCGGCTGCTCGGCACGGTCGGCGAGGCGATCAACCCGGAGGCGTGGGTGTGGTTCCACGAGCGGATCGGTGGAAGCCGCGCGCCCGTCGTCGACACCTGGTGGCAGTCGGAGTCGGGCGCCGCGATCGTCGCGCCGCTGCCGGGCGCGACCGCGCTCAAGCCGGGATCGGCGACCGTCGCGATCCCGGGCGTGACCGTGCGCGTCGTGGACGAGCGCGGAGACGACGTGCCCCGCGGCTCGGGAGGCTCCATCGTCATCGACGGCACCTGGCCGGCCATGTCGCGAACGGTCTGGGGCGACCCCGAGCGCTACCGCGACTCCTACTGGAGGCCGTTCGCCGACCGCGGCTACTTCCTCGCGGGCGACGGCGCAGCGATCGACGCCGACGGCTACATCTGGCTGCTGGGCCGCCTCGACGACGTGATCAACGTCTCCGGCCACCGGCTCTCCACGATCGAGATCGAGTCGGCACTCGTCGCCCACAGCGGCGTCGCGGAGGCGGCGGTGGTCGGTGTCGGCGACGACACGACCGGCCAAGCGGTCGCGGCGTTCGTCGTGCCCGGCGCCGCGACGCCGACGGAGGCGGACCTGCGCGAGCAGGTCGCCCGCGAGATCGGCGCCATCGCGAAGCCCAAGCACATCGTGGTCGTCGGCGACCTCCCCAAGACCCGCTCGGGCAAGATCATGCGCCGCCTGCTGGTCGACCTCTTCCACGACCGCCCCCTCGGCGACACGACGTCGCTGCAGGACGAGACGGTGCCGGCCACGATCGCGGAGGCGCTGTCCGGTACCCGTCCACGTACGGTTGGGCCCACCGCCACGTAA